The Fusarium falciforme chromosome 4, complete sequence genomic interval TCATCCCTCATCTGCCTCATTTAGGTTCCCGACCTTCACCACCTTATGTACTAGATACAGGCCCAAGCAGCAACCCTCGTCGCTCATTTTCGCTCATTTTCCCATTATGTATTAGAGTTATGTTCTTTTCTGTCGAAGAAAGATGACAGACAGTTCTATTAATTCATTTTCCAAGCGCTCTATCAAGCTGCTCTTTAGCAGCGGATCGCCAGCCCCGGAGTTTCTGTCCAGCTCTGTGCCACCTCGAAGACCGACGGGTAACCGTTGGTGTAGCATCAGTAGCCAAGTGTCGGCCAGAATCTGAAGGGTCTACCAGTGCCGAGGGTTCTGGAACAACACCAACCCCTGATATATGGCTTGATGGTCTATTATTGCCGGGATTAGGCTCAGGTAGCTCAGCATTCGTGTTTTGGGTCTGAGTCCCTGTATCGTTGGTTGTGGGTTCATTCAGCGCATCGTCATCGCTCAAATCGCCGAATGCCTCCTGTGGGGTACCGTATCGGCTCGGTATGTCAAGAATGCCGGCAAACTGAGATCCAGACCCATCTAGTTGGTGCTCTATGCTTTCTTGTACTGGGTCAAGCCCGATGGGTGGGGTTTCAGCTCGAAGTCTGCGAGCAGTCCTGTCGCTGATACTGAACGACACTCTCGAAGTTTGGGACTCAACATGCCCATCCAGAGTATCATCCACGTGGTCAGGTTGTATCCCTTTGTCAGGTTCTTCTTGGATGGAGTTTCTGACACCCGTTGATGGAGACATGCGAACTGTAGTCCTTCTGTGGGCGGTGCTTGAAGTTGGAGTTTGTGGCGGAGATGCTTCTGTCTCGTTCTGAGTGGTTTCAATATCTGCAGCTTTCTGTGATTTGAGTTTCGATGAACCCTCGTGCTGCTAGTCTCGGCGTCAGTTTTGTAAATTATGAGCGTGGACGGGGAGTACGAACTGCTTGAGGTTTCTCTAGTTGATGCTGATATCTGTCAGGATTGGGACTGCCAGGATATCCCCTGATGTCAGAATCACTCTCTTTGCATTTTGACTCTAGCTCTTGGAATTCAATATAGAGCCAATCAGTCTTCCATCGATCTTTGGAGCCCGGGACCAGCATCGTGAACTGGATCAAGTCCAAGAGTGCGTGAAGAGGTTCGGAGCACTGACGTATCTTGTGTAGTCTGAATCCACTGCAAGGCCATGTTAGTACCGAGTTCAATAGCATGACTTGTCAACATTACCTCAACTACTGAGTCCTTCAACTTGGCATTTTTTGGCGTGCCGTGATGGCCATTCTCGAAGACAAAGAACGTATCCTCCCCAATGGTCCCCTCTGGCTCGTCGCGTAAACGTGCGTCGCCAAAGGTAAAAACTGTCTCATCGTGACCGAGTAGGAACCAAGATACAAACTCGAGAAACACACAACCTAAAGACCAAACATCGTAGTTTTGAGAAATCGGTTGGTCTTCAATGTGCAAGTCTGGTGGCCGATAGGTGCCCGAAAACCCTTGTATCTGGCCTTGCTGGACCTTGGAACGAGAGTGGGCGCTGTTGAACTGGGTCAAGCCGAAGTCGGAGATGACAAGATGATTTTGCTTGCTGTTGTAGTTTTCGAACCAGAGAATGTTCTCTGGCTTGATGTCACCGTGTCTACCCCATTCTTTGGCACCGAGAAGTATCTCCTTTACATCGTCCTGAGTAACGGTTTTTGGTGATTTCCGGGTGGTGATGTGATGAACCCTCCTTAGCCCGCTGACAATACCActgcattgggatatgaacCAGCAAACTTGTTTCGGGTCCTCGGGGTTGGCTGTCCGCGTGCTCCAGAATTGTTTCAAGTTCCCGTCGGCCCATGGGAACATCAAGAAGTAGTCTTTTCCGTGCTTGAACGTCAACTGCAGTGGGATCAAGTGCTCTGAGAGGGGGTCTTTGATCTTTGCGCCCAGTTTGTCAAAGAGGTCGACCTCTTGGAGATAATCATGCACATTCGGAGTATGGAGCCTCTTGACGGCGAGACAAACGCATTGTTGGTCCTGCCATCAAGTCAGCCATGGAATGAAGACGAGACTTGCAGTAAAGAGAACTAGTAGTTGATGAAAGGCAAGGAGAGGATGAATAGTCACCTTTGAGTTCCCATGGCAATTGTAATGGGAGGGGTGGATGGTAACTTTGCGAACACTTCCGTAACCACCGGTTGATTGCAGCTCATAACGATCAAACGGTAGAGTTGAATCCTGATAAAGATCA includes:
- a CDS encoding Protein kinase domain-containing protein, encoding MESVDDNEDVNGVTMEPADDSEDVDSIENRICSSLVRSAFDAREYLPIDQLCKILSPSVVHNLLLQHFGNDKVLEYEREILGNQDETPVSPPRRRRILAILVLIDQVNRLPKFIKHGVDDTALPFHFNHIKPARRVTVSYMPHSPDEPRQKKDRTCQNPHRQNEPVLKKFDMWPCRIAKEFTLWQSIIHVPFLQFPGDKIYFYDLYQDSTLPFDRYELQSTGGYGSVRKVTIHPSHYNCHGNSKDQQCVCLAVKRLHTPNVHDYLQEVDLFDKLGAKIKDPLSEHLIPLQLTFKHGKDYFLMFPWADGNLKQFWSTRTANPEDPKQVCWFISQCSGIVSGLRRVHHITTRKSPKTVTQDDVKEILLGAKEWGRHGDIKPENILWFENYNSKQNHLVISDFGLTQFNSAHSRSKVQQGQIQGFSGTYRPPDLHIEDQPISQNYDVWSLGCVFLEFVSWFLLGHDETVFTFGDARLRDEPEGTIGEDTFFVFENGHHGTPKNAKLKDSVVEWIQTTQDTSVLRTSSRTLGLDPVHDAGPGLQRSMED